Proteins encoded in a region of the Muntiacus reevesi chromosome 21, mMunRee1.1, whole genome shotgun sequence genome:
- the KRTAP24-1 gene encoding keratin-associated protein 24-1, whose translation MAFLGYPGNCSGISYRTHCYFPVTASVALCCSDVSPTFGLSLPSSYHGNLWLLDNCQETCGEVPSCDSPSSEPKTCTTNCDRSNFSVPCNSPTGGQTCSARETTNVGASPSCSPCPQTKGYVSDGCTPSPCASKACQTLGNGFKCFGQLNCLSESFQPLSHYRLGSFGYRSYQNLGFIPSGFSPSRYITNSCQRQNYLNCQRPYNWHRGCPPLSYFSRNFRSLSSIPSSFPPLRYLYGGCRPLNCYRSTYCNYSC comes from the coding sequence ATGGCTTTTCTAGGCTATCCTGGGAACTGTAGTGGTATATCCTACAGAACTCACTGTTATTTCCCAGTGACTGCCTCTGTTGCTCTTTGCTGCAGCGATGTAAGCCCTACGTTTGGGCTCAGCCTACCCAGTAGCTACCACGGGAATCTCTGGCTGCTGGATAACTGCCAGGAAACTTGTGGGGAAGTACCAAGCTGTGACTCTCCCAGTTCTGAGCCCAAGACCTGCACCACAAATTGTGACCGATCAAACTTCTCTGTGCCCTGCAACTCTCCAACAGGGGGCCAAACCTGCAGTGCCCGTGAAACGACCAACGTCGGAGCCAGCCCCAGCTGCAGTCCGTGCCCTCAAACCAAGGGGTATGTATCTGATGGCTGCACCCCCAGCCCATGTGCATCCAAAGCTTGCCAGACCCTTGGCAATGGCTTCAAATGCTTTGGGCAACTTAACTGCTTATCCGAGAGCTTCCAGCCCCTAAGCCACTACAGACTGGGCAGTTTTGGGTACAGAAGCTACCAAAATCTTGGCTTCATACCCAGTGGCTTCTCACCATCACGATATATCACCAACAGTTGCCAACGCCAAAACTATTTAAATTGCCAACGTCCATACAATTGGCACAGGGGATGCCCCCCACTGAGCTATTTTTCAAGAAACTTCCGGTCTCTGAGCTCTATACCGAGTTCATTCCCTCCTCTGAGGTATTTATATGGTGGTTGTAGACCTCTGAATTGCTACCGATCAACTTATTGCAATTATAGCTGCTAG